In the Leptospira selangorensis genome, one interval contains:
- a CDS encoding circularly permuted type 2 ATP-grasp protein encodes MLLTNYQTDSFYDEMFSEEGGIRQSYHILKSRIEGMDDKELLKRKASAEKALLSLGITFNVYGDEEEEERIMPFDIIPRIVTSFEWKKMEEGLKQRIRALNLFIQDIYGDEKIIKDGVIPAEIVYSSSGYLKECKGIKPPKGIWIHITGTDLVRDGDGQMLVLEDNLRCPSGVSYVLENREVMKKTFPELFASLSVRPIYDYPIRLRGMLEHLSDKPNPNIGVLTPGIYNSAYYEHSFLASRMGVPLVEGTDLTVRDDKLYMRTTKGLKQVDVLYRRIDDTFMDPKAFRKDSLLGVPGIFEVFKKGNVALANAPGTGVADDKVIYSYVPDFIKYYLGEDPIIPNVPTYLCSREKDLKYVCENIGNLVVKAANGAGGYGMIIGPVASEKEKEEFVEKVKADPRNYIAQPVLSLSRIPTLIEDKLEGRHVDLRPFILYGEEIYVMPGGLTRVALRRGSLVVNSSQGGGSKDTWVMG; translated from the coding sequence ATGCTCCTGACTAATTACCAAACGGATTCCTTTTACGACGAAATGTTCTCTGAAGAGGGAGGGATTCGCCAGAGTTATCATATCTTAAAATCCAGGATCGAAGGCATGGATGATAAGGAGCTTTTGAAGCGGAAGGCATCTGCTGAGAAGGCACTTCTTTCCTTGGGCATCACCTTTAATGTGTATGGGGATGAGGAAGAAGAGGAGAGGATCATGCCTTTCGATATCATTCCTCGGATCGTAACTTCTTTCGAATGGAAAAAAATGGAAGAAGGTCTCAAACAAAGGATCCGTGCATTAAATCTTTTCATCCAAGACATTTACGGAGATGAGAAGATCATCAAAGACGGAGTGATCCCTGCTGAGATCGTTTATAGTAGTTCCGGTTATTTAAAAGAATGTAAAGGGATCAAACCTCCTAAAGGAATTTGGATCCATATTACTGGAACGGATCTTGTGCGTGACGGTGACGGTCAGATGTTGGTCTTAGAGGATAATTTGCGTTGTCCTTCCGGCGTTTCTTACGTATTAGAAAATCGTGAAGTAATGAAAAAGACTTTTCCGGAACTTTTTGCAAGCCTGTCTGTTAGGCCTATTTATGATTATCCGATCAGGCTTCGTGGAATGTTGGAACATCTTTCCGACAAGCCGAATCCGAATATCGGAGTCTTAACTCCCGGTATCTATAACTCGGCATATTACGAACATAGTTTTCTTGCATCTCGTATGGGAGTTCCTTTGGTAGAAGGTACGGACCTTACGGTTAGAGATGATAAACTTTATATGAGAACCACCAAAGGTTTGAAACAGGTGGATGTTTTGTATAGAAGGATCGACGATACATTCATGGATCCTAAGGCTTTCCGTAAAGATTCCCTTTTGGGTGTTCCTGGTATTTTCGAGGTATTTAAAAAAGGAAATGTTGCACTTGCGAATGCTCCCGGCACCGGAGTAGCCGATGATAAGGTGATCTATTCTTATGTTCCTGATTTTATTAAGTATTATCTGGGAGAAGATCCGATTATTCCGAATGTTCCCACTTATCTATGTTCCAGGGAGAAGGACCTGAAATATGTTTGTGAGAATATCGGGAACCTGGTTGTAAAAGCGGCTAACGGAGCCGGTGGATATGGAATGATCATCGGCCCTGTTGCGAGTGAAAAAGAAAAAGAGGAATTCGTAGAAAAAGTAAAAGCCGATCCTCGAAATTATATAGCTCAACCTGTTTTGAGTTTATCCAGGATCCCGACGTTGATAGAGGATAAGTTGGAAGGAAGACATGTGGATCTAAGACCTTTTATCTTATATGGAGAAGAGATCTACGTTATGCCAGGTGGTTTAACTCGGGTCGCATTGAGAAGAGGTTCCTTGGTTGTGAATTCTTCCCAAGGTGGTGGCTCTAAAGATACTTGGGTGATGGGTTAA
- a CDS encoding DUF2126 domain-containing protein, which translates to MSLLVSLTHETSYEYDRPVALSPHIIRLRPAPHSRTRIVSYSLLVEPSEQFLNWQQDPFGNYQARLVFPKKTEKLKILVDLVAEIQVINPFDFFLEPDAEETPFIYSDALRKELLPYLSATDGSNALANYISGLRKDGILKSKRTVDFLVGLNQRVYQDISYVIRMEPGVQTCTQTLERRSGSCRDSAFLLVQILRHIGLASRFVSGYLIQLKPDEVSIHGPSGAKEDFTDLHAWAEVFLPGAGWVGLDPTSGLFAGEGHIPLAAVPEPGSASPVFGYSDPAESKFGFRMEVKRFQESPRVTKPYTDLTWDRVLKLGKDLDTRCKKNDIRVSIGGEPTFISDTSRQDPEWNTLALGKEKLELGETLLTKLRKKFSPGSLVQVTQGKWYPGEPLPRWSLNVFWRKDGESLWKNEGLLSSSSEKENEDLDKELISSEKFGEEVCRTLGISPKHIVPLYEDGFYYLWKEGQLPEWKDPKSEDFNSEDFSFEALERKKVLSLVDRDFKLKKAIAIPLQFNYAKSEWESSEWKYKRERLYLIPGDSPAGFRLPFSSISENFRPNAVLTDLSKSKKLSSRKDLDSILEKRSSKEPKFFSAGKDLPIRTTLVIEPRLGSIHVFLPPVEGLEPWLDLISSLEFAAAKSGIQIVLEGYEPPSDARLGLFRITPDPGVLEVNLHPSSNFKELEEKTRILYEEAKELGLSAEKFLIDGRHTGTGGGNHITVGAMSPEDSPFLRRPDLLRSLVSYWQHHPSLSYLFSGLFIGPTSQAPRLDEGRDEILYEYELASSQLDKIKEPNPWLVDRLFRNLLVDLTGNTHRAEISIDKLYPPMGSRLGLVELRGFEMPPHYKMSVVQQLLVLSLICRFWEKPYVKSPIHWGTELHDRFLLPHFVWTDFKDVLKDLKEHGFTFGEEEFLPFFEFRFPVYGKTQREEVFLELRMALEPWNVLGEESSSFGTSRSVDSALERLQVKVEGWSDRYLLSCNGYEVPLRGTGRKGEAVSGIRFKAWNPVFTLHPNLPVHTPLVFDVWDTWSSRPLGGCRYYVSHPGGRAYDTFPVNSYEAESRRISRFLADGHSALDGSEPKRLKHTNGYTMDLRWIE; encoded by the coding sequence ATGTCCTTACTCGTCTCCCTCACTCACGAAACTTCTTATGAATATGATAGACCTGTTGCATTATCGCCTCATATCATTCGATTGAGACCTGCTCCTCATTCTAGGACCAGAATTGTTTCTTATTCACTTCTCGTAGAACCTTCCGAACAATTTTTAAATTGGCAGCAGGATCCTTTCGGAAATTACCAAGCAAGATTGGTATTTCCTAAGAAGACCGAGAAATTAAAAATACTCGTGGATCTGGTGGCAGAAATCCAAGTCATCAATCCATTCGATTTTTTCTTAGAGCCTGATGCAGAAGAGACCCCATTTATTTATTCGGATGCTTTGAGAAAGGAACTTCTTCCTTACTTGAGTGCTACCGATGGGAGTAACGCACTCGCCAATTATATTTCAGGTTTAAGAAAAGACGGGATCTTAAAATCAAAACGTACCGTAGATTTTTTGGTTGGACTCAATCAAAGAGTATACCAGGACATTTCTTATGTAATCCGAATGGAACCAGGTGTGCAAACCTGCACGCAAACATTGGAAAGAAGATCCGGTTCTTGTAGGGACTCCGCATTTTTACTCGTTCAGATCTTAAGACATATCGGTCTTGCGTCCAGATTTGTTTCCGGATATTTGATCCAGCTGAAACCGGATGAGGTGTCTATTCATGGACCTTCCGGAGCGAAAGAGGATTTTACCGATCTACATGCCTGGGCGGAGGTGTTCCTACCAGGTGCAGGTTGGGTTGGTCTTGATCCTACTTCCGGTTTGTTTGCTGGAGAAGGTCATATTCCTTTAGCGGCTGTTCCAGAACCCGGAAGTGCTTCTCCAGTATTCGGATATTCGGATCCTGCCGAGTCCAAGTTCGGATTCAGGATGGAGGTCAAACGTTTCCAAGAATCTCCTAGAGTTACTAAACCTTATACGGATCTTACTTGGGATAGAGTTTTAAAACTAGGTAAAGATCTAGATACTAGATGCAAAAAAAATGATATTCGAGTTTCTATAGGAGGAGAGCCTACTTTTATTTCGGATACTTCCAGGCAGGATCCTGAGTGGAATACTCTCGCACTCGGAAAAGAAAAGTTAGAGTTAGGAGAAACTCTTCTCACAAAACTTCGTAAAAAGTTTTCACCCGGTTCTTTGGTCCAAGTTACTCAAGGAAAATGGTATCCTGGTGAACCTTTGCCTCGCTGGTCCTTGAATGTTTTTTGGAGAAAGGACGGAGAGTCTTTATGGAAAAACGAAGGATTACTATCTTCTTCCTCTGAAAAAGAAAATGAGGATTTAGATAAGGAATTAATATCATCCGAAAAATTCGGGGAAGAAGTTTGTAGGACTTTAGGAATTTCTCCCAAACATATAGTTCCTTTATATGAGGACGGTTTTTATTATTTATGGAAAGAAGGTCAACTTCCTGAATGGAAAGACCCTAAAAGTGAAGATTTTAACTCAGAAGATTTTTCATTCGAGGCCTTGGAAAGGAAGAAGGTCCTCTCACTCGTAGATAGAGATTTTAAACTTAAAAAAGCGATCGCTATTCCATTACAATTTAATTATGCGAAATCCGAATGGGAAAGTTCCGAGTGGAAATATAAAAGGGAAAGATTATATCTAATCCCTGGAGATAGCCCTGCAGGTTTCAGGCTTCCTTTTTCTTCTATTTCCGAAAATTTCAGACCGAATGCAGTACTTACGGATCTATCTAAGAGCAAAAAATTAAGCTCTCGGAAAGATCTGGATTCAATTTTAGAAAAAAGATCTTCTAAAGAACCTAAGTTTTTTTCAGCTGGAAAAGATCTCCCTATCAGAACTACTTTAGTCATCGAACCGAGACTTGGCTCTATCCATGTGTTTTTACCTCCGGTAGAAGGTTTGGAGCCTTGGTTGGATCTGATCTCCTCTTTGGAATTTGCGGCTGCAAAATCAGGAATACAGATCGTATTAGAAGGTTATGAACCTCCTTCGGATGCGAGGCTCGGCCTATTTCGGATAACTCCGGACCCTGGTGTCTTAGAAGTAAATTTACATCCTTCTTCTAATTTTAAAGAACTGGAAGAAAAGACCCGTATCTTATACGAAGAAGCAAAGGAACTAGGCTTAAGTGCGGAAAAATTCCTAATAGATGGAAGACATACCGGAACAGGAGGTGGAAACCATATCACTGTAGGTGCCATGTCTCCGGAAGACAGTCCATTTTTAAGAAGACCGGACCTTCTACGCAGTTTAGTAAGTTATTGGCAGCATCATCCTTCTCTTTCTTATCTTTTTTCGGGTTTGTTTATAGGCCCAACTTCTCAGGCTCCTCGTTTAGATGAGGGCAGAGACGAAATATTATACGAATATGAATTAGCTTCTTCTCAATTAGATAAAATTAAAGAACCAAATCCATGGTTGGTAGACCGCCTTTTTCGGAATCTACTTGTGGATCTAACTGGGAATACTCATAGAGCCGAAATTTCTATAGATAAACTTTATCCTCCTATGGGTTCTCGATTGGGTCTTGTGGAGCTGAGAGGATTCGAAATGCCTCCTCATTATAAGATGAGTGTGGTACAACAACTTTTAGTTTTATCTTTGATTTGTAGATTTTGGGAAAAACCTTATGTAAAATCTCCGATCCATTGGGGAACAGAACTGCATGATCGGTTTCTTCTTCCTCATTTTGTTTGGACCGATTTTAAAGATGTTCTGAAAGATCTGAAAGAGCACGGGTTTACATTTGGAGAAGAGGAGTTTCTTCCATTTTTCGAATTTCGTTTTCCTGTATATGGCAAGACCCAAAGAGAAGAAGTATTCTTGGAACTTAGAATGGCCTTAGAACCTTGGAATGTCTTAGGAGAAGAGTCTTCTTCTTTCGGAACTTCAAGATCTGTGGATTCTGCATTAGAAAGATTGCAAGTAAAGGTAGAAGGTTGGAGTGATCGTTATCTTCTTAGTTGTAATGGTTACGAAGTTCCACTTCGAGGCACTGGCAGAAAGGGAGAAGCAGTTTCCGGAATTAGATTCAAGGCTTGGAATCCAGTATTTACCTTACATCCGAATCTTCCGGTTCATACTCCTTTGGTGTTTGATGTTTGGGATACTTGGTCTTCTCGTCCTTTAGGCGGTTGTCGTTATTATGTTTCTCATCCTGGTGGAAGAGCTTACGATACATTCCCGGTGAATTCGTATGAGGCTGAGTCTCGTAGGATCTCCAGATTTTTAGCGGATGGTCATTCAGCATTAGATGGTTCCGAGCCTAAACGATTGAAACATACAAATGGTTATACGATGGACCTTCGTTGGATTGAATAA
- a CDS encoding imelysin family protein gives MRQNNSVRSGRFGRFFRIKKPILTAWIILSILLLSIFISCSHKNSASGAANTNGYLYQMFNSFDPRSLLQNLGNNIIPPLFANLETSRSALVTATNTFASTSCSSGNLNAAQAAWIAHIRDLKKVEPFRFGTTLSSFSKMDPFLIDYLAEAPPSSGDLDDLDAFDPSGDFLDAQTYIVGFDNDAKGIGAIEYLLFSRAGANRGTAPTCSDFTNAPNGRSALLRALVANYSVHAKNVTDAWKVSGTNPLGTQLATAGDGTSATFPTSGSALDAVFTGAVQLLTIMKDGKLEIPAGLSGGGNGSSPNTDRAEFRFSGQSFQSLIDNLSTFKAIYTGNGTGVGLKDYVKFYSPTLAGEIDAEIAELEIHLGNITPSVSPSDPSTAWGSSNTANFTAIKSSITDLSELLKILNTELAALTGSSPISGGPGGDGD, from the coding sequence ATGCGACAAAACAATTCTGTTAGAAGCGGACGATTCGGCAGGTTTTTCCGGATTAAAAAGCCGATCCTTACCGCTTGGATCATTCTAAGTATCTTATTACTTTCTATTTTTATTTCTTGTTCTCATAAAAACTCCGCCTCAGGTGCTGCGAATACGAATGGATATCTCTACCAGATGTTCAATTCGTTCGATCCTAGATCCCTTTTACAGAATTTAGGAAATAATATAATTCCTCCTCTTTTTGCGAATTTAGAAACGAGCAGATCCGCGCTTGTAACTGCAACGAACACATTTGCGTCGACTTCTTGTTCGAGTGGAAATCTGAATGCAGCGCAAGCGGCATGGATTGCCCATATCAGAGATCTTAAAAAAGTGGAACCTTTTAGATTTGGAACTACTCTTTCTTCTTTTTCAAAAATGGATCCTTTCCTGATCGATTATCTTGCGGAGGCTCCGCCAAGTTCAGGTGATTTGGATGACTTGGATGCTTTTGATCCTTCCGGAGATTTTTTGGATGCTCAAACGTATATAGTCGGATTTGATAATGATGCCAAAGGAATCGGCGCGATAGAATATCTTCTTTTTAGCCGAGCGGGTGCGAATCGTGGAACTGCTCCCACCTGTTCCGATTTTACAAATGCTCCTAACGGAAGGTCCGCTCTTCTTAGAGCTTTAGTAGCTAATTACAGTGTGCATGCGAAGAATGTTACTGATGCATGGAAAGTGAGTGGAACAAATCCTTTGGGTACACAGCTCGCAACTGCAGGTGATGGAACATCTGCTACATTTCCGACTTCAGGCTCCGCATTAGATGCAGTTTTTACTGGAGCTGTCCAACTACTAACTATCATGAAAGATGGGAAATTGGAAATTCCTGCAGGACTTTCCGGAGGAGGGAATGGTTCTTCTCCTAATACGGATCGTGCAGAGTTCAGATTTTCAGGCCAATCTTTCCAGAGTTTGATTGATAATTTAAGTACTTTTAAAGCGATTTATACAGGCAATGGAACGGGTGTAGGACTTAAGGATTATGTAAAATTCTATAGCCCTACTTTGGCTGGAGAAATAGACGCCGAGATTGCGGAATTGGAAATACATTTAGGAAATATTACTCCTTCAGTTTCACCTTCCGATCCTTCTACCGCGTGGGGAAGTTCCAATACTGCGAATTTTACCGCGATCAAATCGAGTATAACCGACTTAAGTGAATTATTAAAAATTCTGAATACTGAACTCGCTGCTCTTACAGGTTCGAGTCCGATTTCAGGCGGACCAGGAGGGGACGGAGATTGA
- a CDS encoding alpha-E domain-containing protein — translation MLSRVAESVYWMNRYMERAENYSRFLDVNFQLSLDLNEDSNRQWMPLVYTTGDNELFSRKYNSPSKENVIHFMSLDTENPNSIMNCLIRARENARTIRENISTPMWEVINEFYLTIKSKKKFEESDMPGIAEFFKAIRNQCLLFYGCQEATISHDEVWHFALLGRLLERADKTTRILDMKYFILLPAREEVGSTLDLIQWLSLLKSASAHEMFNRFYTRITPKNIAEFLILDKIFPRAIRSCLSKAFDSLKILSGSEKDSYGDETEKRVGVLLSEMNYASIDEIFSSGMHEYLDQLQVRLNGIAAQLDETYFRN, via the coding sequence ATGCTAAGCCGAGTCGCTGAATCCGTATACTGGATGAATCGTTATATGGAAAGGGCCGAGAATTATTCACGTTTTTTGGATGTGAATTTTCAACTTTCCTTAGATCTAAACGAGGACTCCAACAGACAATGGATGCCTTTGGTGTATACCACCGGAGACAATGAATTATTTTCCAGGAAGTATAATTCTCCAAGCAAAGAGAATGTGATCCATTTTATGAGTTTGGATACTGAAAATCCGAACTCTATCATGAATTGTTTGATTCGTGCCAGAGAAAATGCAAGGACCATCCGAGAAAATATTTCCACTCCGATGTGGGAAGTGATCAACGAATTCTATCTTACGATCAAATCCAAAAAGAAATTTGAAGAATCGGATATGCCCGGAATTGCAGAATTTTTCAAAGCGATCCGGAACCAATGTTTATTATTCTACGGTTGCCAAGAGGCCACCATATCTCATGACGAAGTTTGGCATTTTGCATTACTCGGGAGATTATTGGAAAGAGCAGATAAGACCACTCGTATCCTGGACATGAAATATTTTATACTTCTTCCTGCCAGAGAAGAAGTTGGATCCACATTGGACTTGATCCAATGGCTTTCTCTTCTGAAATCCGCAAGTGCTCATGAGATGTTTAACCGTTTTTATACAAGGATCACTCCTAAGAATATTGCTGAATTTCTTATCTTGGATAAAATTTTTCCAAGAGCGATACGTTCATGTTTGTCCAAGGCATTTGATAGTCTGAAAATTTTAAGCGGAAGCGAGAAGGACAGCTATGGAGATGAAACGGAAAAGAGGGTAGGTGTCCTTCTTTCCGAAATGAACTATGCCTCCATAGATGAGATTTTTTCTTCAGGTATGCATGAATATTTGGACCAATTGCAAGTGAGATTGAATGGGATCGCTGCTCAATTGGACGAAACCTATTTTAGGAATTGA
- a CDS encoding saccharopine dehydrogenase family protein: MAVSKWMIYGANGYTGELIARRAVSRGLKPVLAGRSRDKIEELANELRLEYKIFDLNNPNEVGSNIQGFQLVLHCAGPFIQTSVPMAKACISKKVHYLDITGEIPVYESLQSLGEEAEKAGVLLLPGVGFDIVPTDCLAASLKESLSKPKFLELAFVGLSEVSPGTMKSALAQLPYGSKIRRDGEMVGVPHLSRSREVAAGGKTYKVYGIPWGDVFTAYISTGIPNIDVYTDIPSGQVNALRYFKPIISLLKIPFVLKGVQALVGKTIKGPGERTRTLVKTTVWGEVRSEEGKRSTKVLECKEGYEFTVESSLAAVAKVLSGKGGKGFKTPSLAFGSEFVLEIPGSKWKDISN, translated from the coding sequence ATGGCAGTTTCAAAATGGATGATTTATGGAGCGAACGGTTACACAGGAGAACTCATCGCAAGAAGAGCAGTGTCTCGAGGATTAAAACCTGTACTCGCAGGAAGAAGTAGAGACAAAATAGAAGAGCTCGCAAACGAACTGCGTTTAGAATATAAAATTTTCGACTTAAACAATCCGAACGAGGTCGGTTCGAATATCCAAGGATTCCAACTCGTACTTCATTGCGCAGGACCGTTCATCCAAACTTCTGTGCCAATGGCAAAGGCATGTATTTCTAAAAAGGTCCATTATCTGGATATCACCGGAGAAATTCCAGTGTATGAATCTTTACAATCTTTAGGAGAAGAAGCGGAGAAGGCAGGAGTTCTTCTTTTGCCCGGGGTCGGTTTTGATATTGTTCCAACCGATTGTTTAGCCGCTTCTTTGAAAGAGTCACTTTCTAAACCTAAGTTTTTGGAACTTGCATTTGTGGGATTGAGTGAAGTTTCACCAGGTACTATGAAAAGTGCACTCGCTCAATTGCCTTACGGCTCCAAGATTAGAAGGGACGGTGAGATGGTTGGAGTTCCACATCTGAGTAGATCAAGGGAAGTTGCTGCCGGTGGGAAAACATATAAGGTATATGGAATTCCTTGGGGAGATGTATTTACCGCTTATATTTCTACCGGTATTCCAAATATAGATGTGTATACCGATATTCCTTCGGGACAAGTAAACGCGTTACGCTATTTTAAACCGATCATTTCTTTATTAAAAATTCCTTTTGTATTAAAAGGAGTCCAGGCATTGGTAGGAAAAACGATCAAAGGCCCGGGAGAAAGAACGAGAACCTTAGTCAAAACAACCGTATGGGGAGAAGTTCGATCGGAAGAAGGAAAAAGATCCACCAAAGTTTTAGAATGTAAAGAAGGTTATGAATTCACGGTGGAGTCATCTCTCGCCGCAGTTGCTAAGGTGCTTTCAGGAAAAGGGGGAAAAGGATTTAAGACCCCGAGCCTTGCATTTGGTTCCGAATTCGTTTTAGAAATTCCGGGATCTAAATGGAAAGATATTTCAAATTGA
- a CDS encoding nucleoid-associated protein — translation MLIDKVIIHWVPQSDSKQEIKLSESFSEVINPDFWKQKIEEAQEKKNFSPIEFIGGKPGFIGEKARFLKGEKRPDQIIKISHEIAKFLHSKQNRKNISDGFLIIIKGKNDYENEYVCLLKLEAMRGSEAKFDDKRKSYNLNDLENILLTQKTKVFKLAMFVFDGHSFLESYAMDDQINSDEIATFWLTNFLQAKNLESPVELTKQFISFVRKFAAQSRLSIGESIDLLTGLHAELISNRRTIKLIDFASEYVPPTLLEHFNNEAQKNKVPEFPIKKEFSPLMQKKSGIRKFILEEGIVVTIPQELLLTKRLASIEPRGQNRILKIQAKILKER, via the coding sequence ATGCTAATTGATAAAGTAATAATTCATTGGGTTCCACAGAGTGACTCGAAACAGGAAATAAAACTTTCTGAAAGTTTTTCTGAAGTAATAAACCCTGATTTCTGGAAACAGAAGATTGAAGAAGCACAAGAAAAGAAAAATTTCTCCCCAATTGAATTTATCGGAGGAAAACCCGGATTTATTGGAGAGAAAGCAAGATTTCTAAAGGGTGAGAAAAGGCCTGATCAAATAATAAAAATTTCACACGAAATAGCTAAATTTTTGCATTCAAAGCAAAATAGAAAAAACATATCTGATGGATTTCTAATTATTATTAAGGGAAAGAATGATTATGAAAATGAATATGTTTGTTTGCTAAAGTTAGAAGCAATGAGGGGTTCAGAAGCTAAATTTGATGATAAAAGAAAATCATATAATTTGAATGATTTAGAAAATATTCTATTAACTCAAAAAACCAAAGTCTTTAAGCTTGCCATGTTTGTTTTTGATGGTCATTCCTTTTTAGAATCTTATGCTATGGATGATCAGATTAATTCTGATGAAATTGCAACTTTTTGGCTAACTAACTTTCTCCAAGCAAAGAATTTGGAATCTCCTGTGGAATTAACAAAACAATTTATTAGTTTTGTCAGAAAATTTGCTGCCCAAAGTAGGTTGTCGATAGGCGAATCAATAGATTTGTTAACCGGATTGCATGCAGAATTGATTAGCAATCGAAGGACAATTAAACTCATAGATTTTGCATCTGAATATGTTCCTCCAACTTTACTTGAACATTTTAATAACGAAGCACAAAAGAATAAAGTTCCGGAATTTCCAATAAAGAAAGAATTTAGTCCTTTGATGCAAAAGAAGTCAGGCATTCGAAAATTTATATTAGAAGAAGGTATAGTCGTAACTATTCCTCAAGAATTACTTCTAACCAAAAGATTAGCTTCAATTGAACCGAGAGGCCAAAACCGAATTTTAAAAATTCAGGCAAAAATATTAAAGGAAAGATGA